In Halomarina salina, one DNA window encodes the following:
- a CDS encoding RNA-binding protein, giving the protein MQVKSRHHLRSDEIRRIEEALSEGLGVDLTGDSFEHVEFEDADTNLVLVDGDPLVAYFGDDDEPFLTVRGANAFPPEKNVVTVDAGAVSFVSGGADVMRPGIVEADDRIESGDLVAIAEETHGKVLAVGRALESGSDLVGDSGKVVESLHHVGDDLYEQTF; this is encoded by the coding sequence ATGCAGGTGAAGTCCCGCCATCACCTCCGGAGCGACGAGATACGGCGCATCGAGGAGGCGCTCAGCGAGGGCCTCGGCGTCGACCTGACGGGCGACTCGTTCGAACACGTCGAGTTCGAGGACGCCGACACGAACCTCGTCCTCGTCGACGGCGACCCGCTGGTCGCGTACTTCGGCGACGACGACGAACCGTTCCTCACCGTCCGCGGCGCGAACGCGTTCCCCCCGGAGAAGAACGTCGTCACCGTCGACGCGGGCGCGGTGTCGTTCGTCTCGGGCGGCGCGGACGTGATGCGTCCCGGCATCGTCGAGGCCGACGACCGCATCGAGAGCGGCGACCTCGTCGCCATCGCCGAGGAGACCCACGGCAAGGTGCTCGCGGTCGGCCGCGCCCTCGAATCCGGGTCGGACCTCGTCGGCGACTCGGGGAAGGTCGTCGAGTCGCTCCACCACGTCGGCGACGACCTCTACGAACAGACGTTCTGA
- a CDS encoding cell division protein SepF: MGLMDKLIGGRGTRSTDEYVELDVDDFEAESGGAGTSIHIAKIGDKQDIIAIKDAVYDGDIVVADITRHTTSDRTMEHISDELKQVAREVGGDIVQKDDDQLIITPTGVKISREKLTR; the protein is encoded by the coding sequence ATGGGTCTAATGGACAAGCTCATCGGTGGGCGCGGCACGCGCAGCACCGACGAGTACGTCGAACTCGACGTCGACGACTTCGAGGCCGAGTCGGGCGGTGCCGGGACGAGCATCCACATCGCCAAGATCGGTGACAAGCAGGACATCATCGCCATCAAGGACGCCGTCTACGACGGCGACATCGTCGTCGCGGACATCACGCGACACACGACGAGCGACCGGACGATGGAGCACATCTCGGACGAACTGAAGCAGGTCGCTCGCGAGGTCGGTGGCGACATCGTCCAGAAGGACGACGACCAGCTCATCATCACGCCGACGGGCGTGAAGATCAGCCGCGAGAAGCTGACGCGGTAG
- a CDS encoding DUF7562 family protein has translation MWGWRKRGADRVDCVACGASVDRSSAREYDKEGDRWNREAKEFEHVCKPCYRELCHQPRAELETLLLDVEGDGGLSRDEFLRRYDELVTERYGSLESK, from the coding sequence ATGTGGGGCTGGCGAAAGCGTGGTGCCGACCGCGTCGACTGTGTCGCCTGTGGGGCGTCAGTCGACCGCTCGTCCGCCCGCGAGTACGACAAAGAAGGCGACCGCTGGAACCGCGAGGCGAAGGAGTTCGAACACGTCTGCAAACCCTGCTATCGAGAGCTCTGTCACCAGCCACGGGCCGAACTGGAGACGCTGCTCCTCGACGTAGAGGGTGACGGGGGACTCAGCCGCGACGAGTTCCTCCGACGCTACGACGAACTGGTGACCGAACGCTACGGCTCGCTCGAATCGAAGTGA
- a CDS encoding DUF7093 family protein, with protein MALTCSLLGHAFDDYEVVRDREERGSEVVTSIREVAVCDRCGAERVLSENTEVTSIVDADSVDADLADTGEVDAADDRFAPSADDDDEAVFFEEGGSVADDEGTLGDTGVEDPAVDESVVDEALADETVEADDEIPDEGAELVESEASTEVGGLDETADVEETAAAATDQGAPSDAADAPGDTDDGAEATSADGQDGEPSDDDAVILTDAPEEREYGEWPAHDDQRYRPWDPDRLLDRPDDEDEDDGPTVAEVMGNGRSDAEVEAPDADGDDADDGPEFEETAAVADGKTMLWCRNCGFQSPAKAVSLRKGDACPDCHSGYLVSERNP; from the coding sequence ATGGCGCTTACGTGTTCGCTCCTCGGTCACGCGTTCGACGACTACGAGGTCGTCCGCGACCGCGAGGAGCGCGGCAGCGAGGTGGTCACCTCCATCCGCGAGGTCGCCGTCTGCGACCGCTGCGGTGCCGAGCGGGTGCTCTCGGAGAACACCGAGGTGACGAGTATCGTCGACGCGGACTCGGTCGACGCCGATCTGGCCGACACGGGCGAGGTCGACGCGGCCGACGACCGCTTCGCTCCGTCGGCTGACGACGACGACGAGGCGGTCTTCTTCGAGGAGGGTGGGTCGGTCGCGGACGACGAGGGTACGCTGGGGGACACCGGAGTGGAGGACCCGGCGGTCGACGAGTCCGTCGTCGACGAGGCGCTGGCCGACGAGACGGTCGAAGCCGACGACGAGATTCCCGACGAGGGGGCCGAACTCGTCGAGAGCGAGGCGTCCACCGAGGTCGGCGGCCTCGACGAGACCGCGGACGTAGAGGAGACGGCCGCAGCGGCGACCGACCAGGGAGCGCCGAGCGACGCGGCCGACGCTCCGGGCGACACCGACGACGGGGCCGAGGCGACCTCGGCAGACGGTCAGGATGGGGAGCCGTCCGACGACGACGCCGTCATCCTCACCGACGCGCCCGAAGAGCGGGAGTACGGCGAGTGGCCCGCGCACGACGACCAGCGATACCGGCCGTGGGACCCCGACCGACTCCTCGACCGTCCCGACGACGAGGACGAGGACGACGGCCCGACCGTCGCCGAGGTGATGGGCAACGGTCGGAGCGACGCCGAGGTCGAGGCGCCGGACGCGGACGGCGACGACGCCGACGACGGTCCCGAGTTCGAGGAGACCGCGGCCGTCGCAGACGGGAAGACGATGCTGTGGTGTCGGAACTGCGGGTTCCAGAGCCCCGCGAAGGCCGTCTCGCTCCGGAAGGGTGACGCCTGTCCCGACTGTCACTCCGGGTACCTCGTCAGTGAACGGAACCCCTAA
- a CDS encoding DUF6432 family protein: MRAKREYRNRDDTEVGVLDTLVGHGEGMTVFELRTRVDVEIDALEEALAGLKEDSLITTTREDGRLVIRPADRVVPDVDDEDDDESLVDRLRERFPF; encoded by the coding sequence ATGCGCGCCAAGCGGGAGTACCGGAACCGCGACGACACCGAGGTCGGGGTGCTCGACACCCTCGTCGGTCACGGGGAGGGGATGACCGTGTTCGAACTGCGGACGCGCGTCGACGTCGAAATCGACGCGCTGGAGGAGGCGCTGGCCGGTCTGAAGGAGGACAGCCTCATCACGACCACCCGGGAGGACGGCCGGCTGGTCATCCGGCCCGCGGACCGGGTGGTCCCCGACGTGGACGACGAGGACGACGACGAGTCGCTCGTCGACCGACTGCGCGAGCGGTTCCCGTTCTGA
- a CDS encoding metal-dependent hydrolase, protein MATTHALAGIVVASVAALLVPDHATTALLAGAAGGLFPDLDAVVGTHRKTLHFPAYGWVVAVPAVGLAVLVTGPWSVALACFTTAAAFHALSDWAEGGVEWRGWERNTDRAVYCHLTGEWLTAKRWVRYDGAPEDLLCSAVLAGVALLVVSGLTRWLVVGLLAVGTVYTLVRRRVPGVVDRLRART, encoded by the coding sequence ATGGCGACGACGCACGCACTGGCTGGCATCGTCGTCGCGAGCGTGGCGGCCCTCCTCGTCCCCGACCACGCGACGACGGCGCTCCTCGCGGGCGCGGCGGGTGGCCTGTTCCCCGACCTCGACGCCGTGGTCGGCACCCACCGCAAGACGCTGCACTTCCCCGCGTACGGCTGGGTCGTCGCCGTCCCTGCCGTCGGTCTGGCCGTCCTCGTCACTGGCCCGTGGTCGGTCGCGCTCGCCTGCTTCACGACCGCGGCCGCCTTCCACGCGCTGTCGGACTGGGCCGAGGGCGGTGTCGAGTGGCGCGGCTGGGAGCGAAACACCGACCGCGCGGTGTACTGCCACCTCACCGGCGAGTGGCTGACGGCGAAGCGGTGGGTGCGCTACGACGGCGCGCCCGAGGACCTGCTCTGCTCGGCGGTGCTCGCGGGGGTCGCCCTGCTGGTCGTCTCCGGACTGACCCGGTGGCTGGTCGTCGGGCTCCTCGCAGTCGGGACCGTCTACACGCTCGTCCGCCGACGCGTCCCGGGGGTCGTCGACCGCCTCCGGGCACGCACGTAG
- the ygfZ gene encoding CAF17-like 4Fe-4S cluster assembly/insertion protein YgfZ: MTVIEEAHTDHGATFRTVGGRRVVEDYGRPERTHRAVRNGVGVCEMGYGVVEVTGEDRVDFVDNAVSNRVSAADGEGVYALLLDPQGRITTDLYVYTTEERLLVFCPPDRAEPLATQWRENTFIQDVSIRVANDDFGVFGVHGPHATEKVASVLNRAGAPEPALTFVRGSMGDAGVTVVASDCPTGEDGYEVICAADAASEVFETLVVRGNNAAPFGYRTWETLTLEAGTPLFDTELSGKVPNVAGVRNALDFEKGCYVGQEVVSKVENVGQPSQRLVGLAPEAVPEAGAPVFAGDDEVGEVTRAVAGPSYEAPVAFAYVTFDAASDVTSVGAPEGAGADTVPTDVVSLPFVEGSGRSARLPTYPSE, from the coding sequence ATGACTGTCATCGAGGAGGCGCACACCGATCACGGAGCGACGTTCCGGACGGTCGGTGGCCGTCGCGTCGTCGAGGACTACGGGCGACCAGAACGCACCCACCGCGCGGTCCGCAACGGCGTCGGCGTCTGCGAGATGGGCTACGGCGTCGTCGAGGTCACGGGCGAGGACCGCGTCGACTTCGTCGACAACGCCGTCTCCAACCGCGTCTCGGCGGCGGACGGCGAAGGTGTCTACGCTCTGCTGCTCGACCCACAGGGGCGCATCACCACCGACCTCTACGTCTACACGACCGAGGAGCGACTGCTCGTGTTCTGTCCGCCCGACCGGGCCGAACCGCTCGCGACCCAGTGGCGCGAGAACACGTTCATCCAGGACGTCTCCATCCGCGTGGCGAACGACGACTTCGGCGTCTTCGGCGTCCACGGCCCCCACGCGACCGAGAAGGTCGCGTCCGTCCTGAACCGGGCGGGCGCGCCCGAACCCGCGCTCACCTTCGTCCGCGGGTCGATGGGCGACGCCGGCGTCACCGTCGTCGCGAGCGACTGCCCGACCGGCGAGGACGGCTACGAGGTCATCTGCGCGGCCGACGCCGCGAGCGAGGTGTTCGAGACGCTCGTCGTCCGGGGGAACAACGCCGCGCCGTTCGGCTACCGGACGTGGGAGACGCTCACCCTGGAAGCCGGGACGCCGCTGTTCGACACCGAACTGTCGGGGAAGGTCCCGAACGTCGCGGGCGTCCGGAACGCGCTGGACTTCGAGAAGGGCTGTTACGTCGGGCAGGAGGTCGTCTCGAAGGTCGAGAACGTCGGCCAGCCCTCCCAGCGACTCGTCGGCCTCGCGCCCGAGGCCGTCCCGGAGGCCGGTGCGCCCGTGTTCGCGGGCGACGACGAGGTGGGCGAGGTGACCCGCGCCGTCGCGGGACCGAGCTACGAGGCCCCCGTCGCGTTCGCGTACGTCACGTTCGACGCCGCGAGCGACGTGACGAGCGTCGGCGCGCCGGAGGGAGCGGGAGCCGACACGGTTCCGACCGACGTCGTCTCGCTCCCGTTCGTCGAGGGCAGCGGCCGGTCGGCACGCCTCCCGACGTACCCCAGCGAGTGA
- a CDS encoding LURP-one-related/scramblase family protein encodes MSQQDVIGGIDLTDDHYVIKQSLIRNKYAVLDSSGQTVLKGKQKLFKMKEDFPFTTPDGETIYRLKAKNVLDIAGDYTLVDERSGDTIAVIEKKFTLFKHTYDVRSPNGEHWGRIESESAVVMALKSLSDIAGLLPHSYSITGPGGRSMGTIKERFSLRDIYDVTVGDTGEAPREAIVAAACAIDALEGN; translated from the coding sequence ATGAGCCAACAGGACGTCATCGGTGGCATCGACCTCACCGACGACCACTACGTCATCAAGCAGAGCTTGATCCGCAACAAGTACGCCGTCCTGGACTCCTCTGGACAGACCGTCCTCAAGGGGAAACAGAAGCTGTTCAAGATGAAGGAGGATTTCCCGTTCACGACGCCCGACGGGGAGACCATCTACCGTCTCAAGGCGAAGAACGTCCTCGACATCGCCGGCGACTACACGCTCGTCGACGAGCGCTCGGGCGACACCATCGCCGTCATCGAGAAGAAGTTCACCCTGTTCAAACACACCTACGACGTCCGCTCGCCGAACGGCGAACACTGGGGGCGCATCGAGTCCGAGAGCGCCGTCGTGATGGCCCTGAAGTCGCTCTCCGACATCGCGGGCCTGCTCCCTCACTCCTACTCCATCACTGGTCCCGGCGGGCGGTCGATGGGCACCATCAAGGAGCGCTTCTCCCTCCGCGACATCTACGACGTGACCGTCGGCGACACGGGCGAGGCACCGCGCGAGGCCATCGTCGCCGCCGCCTGCGCCATCGACGCCCTCGAAGGGAACTGA
- a CDS encoding geranylgeranyl reductase family protein: MHDFVVVGAGPAGARFARSAADRGRDVLVLEQGEIGLPLACSGHVSLDVWEYVPDEARDELFQNDIYGARFHVGGPETAGEPFYKREVISNAIDRVGLDKALARAAGDAGADVRDEHTVTDVEERRDRVVVTASGPDGVDVHEARMVVGADGPRSRVREACDLPEPREFLHGVLGFDTEPDAQDYVDVHLTVPRFFAWRIPRGDDGVEYGLAAKPGDDVSGRFDRLCEEYGVTLDRRCSGLIPIGPPKRVTGHRSLLVGDAAGQTKPFTGGGILYGMRAADHAAREVNPEWPATLDDYEDAWRSELKNEIRLGHAVRLAYSLPRPVQRAGLRALSGEIAVHMDRPSTLFTREGLRALVGR, encoded by the coding sequence ATGCACGACTTCGTCGTCGTGGGTGCGGGGCCCGCCGGGGCGCGGTTCGCCCGGAGCGCGGCCGACCGCGGCCGCGACGTCCTCGTCCTCGAACAGGGCGAGATCGGTCTCCCCCTCGCCTGCTCGGGGCACGTCAGCCTCGACGTCTGGGAGTACGTCCCCGACGAGGCGCGCGACGAACTGTTCCAGAACGACATCTACGGCGCGCGGTTCCACGTCGGCGGCCCCGAGACGGCCGGTGAACCGTTCTACAAGCGCGAGGTCATCTCGAACGCCATCGACCGGGTCGGTCTCGACAAGGCGCTCGCCCGCGCGGCCGGCGACGCGGGGGCCGACGTCCGTGACGAACACACCGTCACCGACGTCGAGGAGCGACGCGACCGGGTCGTCGTCACCGCGAGCGGTCCCGACGGCGTCGACGTCCACGAGGCGCGGATGGTCGTCGGCGCGGACGGCCCCCGCTCGCGCGTTCGCGAAGCCTGTGACCTCCCCGAACCCCGCGAGTTCCTCCACGGCGTCCTCGGGTTCGACACCGAACCGGACGCACAGGACTACGTCGACGTCCACCTCACCGTCCCGCGCTTTTTCGCGTGGCGCATCCCGCGTGGCGACGACGGCGTGGAGTACGGCCTCGCCGCGAAACCGGGTGACGACGTCTCGGGTCGCTTCGACCGCCTCTGTGAGGAGTACGGCGTCACGCTCGACCGCCGGTGCTCGGGGCTTATCCCCATCGGCCCGCCGAAGCGGGTGACCGGCCACCGGAGCCTCCTCGTCGGCGACGCGGCCGGGCAGACGAAGCCGTTCACCGGCGGGGGCATCCTCTACGGGATGCGCGCCGCCGACCACGCCGCCCGCGAGGTGAACCCCGAGTGGCCCGCCACGCTCGACGACTACGAGGACGCGTGGCGCTCGGAACTGAAGAACGAGATTCGCCTCGGCCACGCGGTCCGACTCGCCTACTCGCTCCCGAGACCCGTCCAGCGAGCGGGACTGCGGGCGCTGTCGGGGGAGATCGCCGTCCACATGGACCGCCCCTCGACGCTGTTCACCCGCGAGGGGTTGCGGGCGCTGGTCGGGCGCTGA
- a CDS encoding DUF5611 family protein, whose protein sequence is MREYKMRRGEHLEDRMPDLKASVEDYFGPITETEEFKGSDLYVVGEPSNPVFERIVAGAVSYSGKKDKLAVDFVERDPAELSPEDLESAGEAVSAKNEFLLEATGRDAKSRRESLKRAVEDDSPDF, encoded by the coding sequence ATGCGCGAGTACAAGATGCGCCGCGGTGAACACCTCGAAGACCGAATGCCCGACCTCAAAGCGAGCGTGGAGGACTACTTCGGCCCCATCACGGAGACGGAGGAGTTCAAGGGCAGCGACCTCTACGTGGTCGGCGAGCCCTCGAACCCGGTCTTCGAACGGATCGTCGCCGGTGCGGTCTCGTACTCCGGGAAGAAGGACAAACTCGCCGTCGACTTCGTCGAGCGCGACCCCGCCGAACTGTCGCCCGAAGACCTCGAGTCCGCGGGCGAGGCCGTCTCGGCGAAGAACGAGTTCCTGCTCGAAGCGACCGGACGCGACGCGAAGAGTCGCCGCGAGTCGCTGAAGCGCGCGGTCGAGGACGACTCTCCCGACTTCTGA
- a CDS encoding WD40/YVTN/BNR-like repeat-containing protein, with the protein MTLYAALREVLLVVRDERETPTVERRRTDYDIACLAAHPDVPDTVLLGTLDDGLYRSTDAGASFERVGADAEMKPRVMSLAVNPNDPDEWWAGTEPSRVYRSTDAGRTWTEKPGLTDLPSAEDWYFPPRPDTHHVRWLEVDPGDPSHLYVGIEAGALVQTFDRGETWEDKVATSRFDNHSLATHRGAPERVYSAAGDGYAESHDRGATWQYPQAGLNHRYTYSVAVDAADPDTVLLSSASGPGKAHSLPAESYVYRRVGDGAWEQAMDGLPGPDGLIRATLASGASDEFFALTNRGLFRTTDAAESWTALDVPWDEGYESQAGSGLVVVED; encoded by the coding sequence ATGACGCTGTACGCTGCGCTCCGCGAGGTGCTCCTCGTCGTCCGTGACGAGCGCGAGACCCCCACCGTCGAGCGACGGCGGACCGACTACGATATCGCGTGCCTCGCCGCGCACCCCGACGTGCCCGACACCGTCCTGCTCGGCACCCTCGACGACGGGCTCTACCGCTCGACGGACGCCGGTGCGTCGTTCGAGCGGGTCGGCGCGGACGCGGAGATGAAACCGCGCGTGATGAGCCTCGCGGTGAACCCGAACGACCCCGACGAGTGGTGGGCCGGGACCGAACCGTCGCGCGTCTACCGCTCGACGGACGCGGGGCGGACGTGGACCGAGAAGCCCGGCCTGACCGACCTCCCGAGCGCCGAGGACTGGTACTTCCCGCCGCGCCCCGACACCCACCACGTCCGATGGCTGGAGGTGGACCCGGGCGACCCATCCCATCTCTACGTCGGCATCGAGGCCGGCGCGCTCGTCCAGACGTTCGACCGCGGCGAGACGTGGGAGGACAAGGTCGCCACCTCGCGGTTCGACAACCACTCGCTCGCGACCCATCGAGGAGCGCCCGAACGCGTCTACTCCGCCGCTGGCGACGGCTACGCCGAGAGCCACGACCGCGGCGCGACGTGGCAGTACCCGCAGGCCGGGCTGAACCACCGCTACACGTACTCGGTGGCGGTCGACGCCGCGGACCCCGACACCGTCCTGCTCTCGTCGGCGAGCGGTCCGGGGAAGGCGCACTCGCTGCCCGCCGAGTCGTACGTCTACCGGCGCGTCGGCGACGGCGCGTGGGAGCAGGCGATGGACGGCCTCCCCGGCCCGGACGGACTCATCCGAGCGACGCTGGCGTCGGGGGCGAGCGACGAGTTCTTCGCGCTGACGAACCGCGGCCTCTTCCGGACGACAGACGCCGCCGAGTCGTGGACCGCCCTCGACGTCCCGTGGGACGAGGGCTACGAGTCGCAGGCAGGGAGTGGCCTCGTCGTGGTCGAGGACTGA
- the uvrA gene encoding excinuclease ABC subunit UvrA: protein MKENIEVRGAEEHNLKDVDVTIPREEFTVVTGLSGSGKSSLAFETIYAEGQRRYIESLSAYARNFLGQMDKPQVETVEGLSPAISIDQKNAANNPRSTVGTVTELHDYLRLLYARVGTPHCPECGREVGEQSAQNMVRRILELPEGTKAKVAAPVVRDQKGAFADLFDDLVAEGYARVEVDGQEYDLTTERPDLDENYFHTVDVVVDRVKISPEARSRITDSVETALEEAEGSLKLIIPNPPEGVDIGGEKTRSTGDLAGTADDDDDDAEEVATERLVVTFSEDLACTHCGIDLPEIETRSFSFNSPHGACPACEGIGETKEVDEDLVVQDPSKPLKEVFEPWSYSRSYYRTRLDAVSKHFGVSLSTPFEQLDEDVRQAFLYGTDEKVVFKRRTKNGTRRKEKRFEGVIPNLDRRYVETESKGTREHIEEYMATTRCPACDGTRLKPESRAVLVDGTAITAVNRMSIGDALAHFEGMEEGMDDRDRTIAEEILKEIRARLGFMTEVGLEYLTLDREASTLSGGESQRIRLATQVGSGLVGVLYVLDEPSIGLHQRDNDRLLNTLEGLRDLGNTLIVVEHDEETMWRADNVIDMGPGPGKRGGEIVANGPVEEVMDTEASITGDYLAGRKQIPVPEERREPTGHLTVRGARQHNLRGLDIDVPLGNFTAVTGVSGSGKSTFLHEILYKGLVKRMNGTDVRPGDHDDIEGIDDIETVRLIDQSPIGRTPRSNPATYTGVFDHIRELFASTKLAKQRGYERGRFSFNVKGGRCEACGGQGTVKIEMNFLSDVYVPCEECDGKRYNDETLDVTYKGATISEVLDMSVEEAYEFFEANSQIERRLQLLKDVGLDYMRLGQPSTTLSGGEAQRIKLAEELGKKDTGETLYLLDEPTTGLHSHDERKLIEVLQRLTDRGNTVVVVEHELDLVKNADHILDLGPEGGENGGAIVAQGTPEEVARNDDSYTGQYLRDHLPRVDLEGPRSERERGQRADPPAADDD, encoded by the coding sequence ATGAAAGAGAACATCGAGGTCCGAGGGGCCGAGGAGCACAACCTCAAGGACGTCGACGTGACCATCCCGCGAGAGGAGTTCACCGTCGTCACCGGACTGTCCGGGTCGGGGAAGTCCTCGCTGGCCTTCGAGACCATCTACGCCGAGGGGCAGCGCCGCTACATCGAGTCGCTCTCCGCCTACGCCCGCAACTTCCTCGGGCAGATGGACAAGCCGCAGGTCGAGACGGTCGAAGGGCTCTCTCCCGCCATCTCCATCGACCAGAAGAACGCCGCGAACAACCCCCGCTCGACCGTCGGGACCGTCACCGAACTCCACGACTACCTCCGCCTGCTGTACGCCCGCGTCGGGACGCCCCACTGCCCGGAGTGCGGCCGCGAGGTGGGCGAGCAGAGCGCCCAGAACATGGTCCGGCGCATCCTCGAACTGCCCGAGGGGACGAAGGCGAAGGTCGCCGCGCCGGTCGTCCGCGACCAGAAGGGCGCGTTCGCCGACCTGTTCGACGACCTCGTGGCGGAGGGGTACGCCCGCGTCGAGGTCGACGGACAGGAGTACGACCTCACCACGGAGCGCCCGGACCTCGACGAGAACTACTTCCACACCGTCGACGTGGTCGTCGACCGCGTCAAGATCAGCCCCGAGGCGCGCTCGCGCATCACCGACAGCGTCGAGACGGCCCTCGAAGAGGCCGAGGGCTCGCTGAAGCTCATCATCCCGAACCCGCCCGAGGGCGTCGACATCGGCGGCGAGAAGACCCGCTCGACCGGCGACCTCGCGGGGACGGCAGACGACGATGACGACGACGCGGAGGAGGTCGCCACGGAGCGCCTCGTCGTCACGTTCTCCGAGGACCTCGCGTGTACTCACTGCGGCATCGACCTGCCCGAGATAGAGACGCGGTCGTTCTCGTTCAACTCGCCACACGGCGCGTGCCCGGCCTGTGAGGGCATCGGCGAGACGAAGGAGGTCGACGAGGACCTCGTCGTCCAGGACCCCTCGAAACCGCTGAAGGAGGTGTTCGAGCCGTGGAGCTACTCCCGGTCGTACTACCGGACCCGGCTGGACGCCGTCTCGAAGCACTTCGGCGTCTCGCTGTCGACGCCGTTCGAGCAGTTAGACGAGGACGTCCGGCAGGCGTTCCTCTACGGCACCGACGAGAAGGTCGTGTTCAAGCGCCGGACGAAGAACGGGACGAGACGCAAGGAGAAGCGCTTCGAGGGCGTCATCCCGAACCTCGACCGCCGGTACGTCGAGACGGAGTCGAAGGGCACCCGCGAGCACATCGAGGAGTACATGGCGACGACGCGCTGTCCGGCCTGCGACGGCACCCGCCTCAAGCCCGAGTCGCGGGCCGTCCTCGTCGACGGCACCGCCATCACGGCGGTCAACCGGATGTCCATCGGCGACGCCCTCGCGCACTTCGAGGGGATGGAGGAGGGGATGGACGACCGCGACCGCACCATCGCCGAGGAGATTCTCAAGGAGATTCGCGCCCGCCTCGGGTTCATGACCGAGGTCGGCCTGGAGTACCTGACGCTGGACCGCGAAGCCTCGACGCTCTCGGGCGGCGAGAGCCAGCGCATCCGCCTCGCGACGCAGGTCGGGTCGGGCCTCGTAGGCGTGCTGTACGTCCTCGACGAACCCTCCATCGGCCTCCACCAGCGGGACAACGACCGCCTGCTGAACACCCTCGAAGGCCTGCGGGACCTCGGGAACACGCTCATCGTCGTCGAACACGACGAGGAGACGATGTGGCGGGCGGACAACGTCATCGACATGGGTCCCGGCCCCGGCAAGCGCGGTGGCGAAATCGTCGCCAACGGTCCCGTCGAGGAGGTGATGGACACCGAGGCGTCCATCACGGGCGACTACCTCGCTGGCCGCAAGCAGATTCCCGTCCCGGAGGAGCGCCGCGAACCGACCGGCCACCTCACCGTGAGGGGCGCTCGCCAGCACAACCTGCGCGGCCTCGACATCGACGTCCCGCTCGGCAACTTCACCGCCGTCACGGGCGTCTCCGGCTCTGGAAAGTCGACGTTCCTCCACGAGATTCTGTACAAGGGGCTCGTCAAGCGGATGAACGGCACCGACGTCCGCCCCGGCGACCACGACGACATCGAGGGCATCGACGACATCGAGACGGTGCGCCTCATCGACCAGTCGCCCATCGGCCGCACCCCGCGGTCGAACCCGGCGACCTACACGGGCGTCTTCGACCACATCCGGGAGCTGTTCGCCTCGACGAAGCTCGCCAAACAGCGCGGCTACGAGCGCGGCCGGTTCTCGTTCAACGTCAAGGGCGGGCGCTGTGAGGCGTGTGGCGGGCAGGGGACCGTCAAGATAGAGATGAACTTCCTCTCGGACGTCTACGTCCCGTGCGAGGAGTGCGACGGGAAGCGCTACAACGACGAGACGCTCGACGTGACGTACAAGGGCGCGACCATCTCGGAGGTGCTCGACATGAGCGTCGAGGAGGCCTACGAGTTCTTCGAGGCGAACTCCCAGATAGAGCGCCGCCTCCAGTTGCTGAAGGACGTCGGCCTCGACTACATGCGTCTCGGCCAGCCCTCGACGACGCTCTCCGGTGGGGAGGCCCAGCGCATCAAGCTCGCCGAGGAACTCGGGAAGAAGGACACCGGCGAGACGCTCTACCTCCTCGACGAGCCGACGACGGGCCTGCACAGCCACGACGAGCGCAAACTCATCGAGGTGCTCCAGCGCCTCACCGACCGCGGGAACACCGTCGTCGTCGTCGAACACGAACTCGACCTCGTAAAGAACGCCGACCACATCCTCGACCTCGGACCGGAGGGTGGCGAGAACGGCGGCGCTATCGTCGCACAGGGTACCCCCGAGGAGGTGGCCCGGAACGACGACTCCTACACCGGCCAGTACCTCCGCGACCACCTGCCGAGGGTCGACCTGGAGGGGCCGCGCTCCGAGCGCGAACGCGGCCAGCGCGCCGACCCGCCCGCCGCCGACGACGACTGA